A window from Herbaspirillum sp. meg3 encodes these proteins:
- a CDS encoding SPOR domain-containing protein, protein MNTQVKQHQPNLRKQAGGTFLGLILGLIVGLGIAVVVALMITKSPIPFVNKVIKQERTELSPGQAADPNKPLYGNKDVSKEAPPAPKDPDQKPAPDAKKPDTPPAPPKTADVPKDKDKLAAITKDQPAKSDNTADDKWTYFLQTGAFREQADAENARAKLALLGFEAKVSERPSDNGTLYRVRIGPIAQSETVNRMRSKLSDSGIDAAIVRIPK, encoded by the coding sequence ATGAATACACAAGTGAAACAACACCAACCGAATCTTCGCAAGCAAGCCGGCGGCACTTTCCTCGGTCTCATTCTCGGTCTTATCGTCGGCCTCGGCATTGCTGTCGTGGTGGCGCTGATGATCACCAAGTCGCCGATTCCCTTCGTCAACAAAGTGATCAAGCAAGAGCGCACCGAACTATCGCCGGGCCAGGCTGCCGATCCGAACAAGCCGCTGTACGGCAACAAGGACGTCTCCAAGGAAGCGCCGCCCGCGCCGAAGGATCCGGATCAGAAACCTGCTCCTGATGCCAAGAAGCCGGACACGCCTCCTGCGCCGCCCAAGACCGCAGACGTGCCGAAAGACAAGGATAAGCTGGCCGCGATCACCAAGGATCAGCCGGCTAAATCCGACAATACGGCCGACGACAAGTGGACCTATTTCCTGCAGACCGGCGCTTTCCGCGAGCAAGCCGACGCCGAGAACGCACGCGCCAAACTGGCGTTGCTGGGATTCGAAGCCAAGGTCAGCGAACGTCCGTCCGACAACGGCACCCTGTACCGCGTACGTATCGGCCCGATCGCGCAGTCGGAGACAGTGAACCGGATGCGCAGCAAGTTGTCTGACAGCGGCATCGATGCCGCCATCGTGCGCATTCCAAAATAA
- a CDS encoding thiol:disulfide interchange protein DsbA/DsbL: protein MRLFRHALAAISLGLLAVSVSASPANPQNGTDYRTLEQAQPTDSGKKIEVTEFFWYSCPHCAAFDPSLSAWVKKQGDKIVFKQVPVAFRESFIPQQKLFYTLEAMGKTAEMNPKIFQAIHVDRQRVDTDKTILEFIEKQGIDKQKFLDLYNSFGVQTKVRRAAQLQEAYKIDGVPTIAIDGRFLTSPSIAGTSMANQPESMQQAASLQVMDHLVAKLVAEKASEKPAEAAKPSKKK, encoded by the coding sequence ATGCGTTTGTTCCGCCATGCTCTCGCTGCTATCAGCCTGGGTTTGCTGGCCGTTTCGGTCAGCGCGTCTCCTGCCAATCCGCAAAATGGCACCGATTATCGTACGCTGGAGCAAGCCCAGCCGACCGATTCCGGCAAGAAGATTGAAGTCACCGAATTCTTTTGGTACAGCTGCCCGCATTGCGCAGCCTTCGATCCATCGCTGAGCGCGTGGGTGAAAAAGCAGGGCGACAAAATTGTCTTCAAGCAAGTGCCGGTCGCCTTCCGCGAGTCCTTCATTCCTCAGCAAAAGCTGTTCTACACGCTGGAAGCGATGGGCAAGACCGCAGAAATGAATCCGAAGATTTTCCAGGCCATTCACGTTGATCGCCAACGCGTCGACACCGACAAGACCATCCTGGAATTCATCGAGAAGCAAGGTATCGACAAGCAAAAATTCCTGGATCTGTACAACTCCTTCGGCGTACAGACCAAGGTTCGTCGCGCAGCGCAATTGCAGGAAGCCTACAAGATCGACGGCGTGCCGACGATCGCTATCGATGGCCGTTTCCTGACCTCGCCTTCGATTGCCGGTACATCGATGGCCAATCAGCCGGAGTCGATGCAGCAAGCCGCCTCCCTGCAAGTCATGGATCATCTGGTGGCCAAGCTGGTAGCAGAAAAAGCCAGCGAGAAGCCGGCCGAAGCAGCCAAGCCAAGCAAGAAGAAATAA
- a CDS encoding SDR family oxidoreductase — protein sequence MQRVFITGASSGIGAALAKAYAQQGAVLGLVARRKETLEQIRASLPNPERHHLYALDVTDHAALHQAAQEFINATGGADVVIANAGISQGTLTEYVEDIPVFERIIATNVTATVATFHPFIAAMKVSPQPQQCRLVGIGSVAGIRGLPGAEAYSASKAAVISYCESLRVELRASGIKVVTIAPGYIDTPMTQVNHYRMPFLMPVEKFAVRALAAIAAGDSYRVIPWQMGVVAKILRLLPNSIYDFAFSKAPHKKRHL from the coding sequence ATGCAGCGTGTCTTTATTACCGGCGCATCCAGCGGCATCGGCGCCGCTCTGGCGAAAGCGTATGCGCAACAGGGTGCTGTCCTCGGTCTGGTTGCTCGCCGCAAAGAAACGCTGGAGCAAATCCGCGCGAGCCTGCCCAACCCTGAACGCCATCATCTCTACGCGCTGGACGTCACCGACCACGCCGCCTTGCATCAGGCTGCTCAAGAGTTCATCAATGCAACCGGCGGTGCTGACGTGGTGATCGCCAATGCCGGCATTTCGCAAGGTACGCTGACTGAATACGTGGAAGACATTCCTGTGTTCGAGCGCATCATTGCGACCAACGTGACGGCTACCGTCGCCACGTTTCATCCCTTCATCGCGGCCATGAAAGTCTCGCCCCAACCGCAGCAATGCCGTCTGGTCGGCATCGGCAGTGTCGCCGGCATTCGCGGCTTGCCGGGTGCGGAGGCGTATAGTGCATCGAAGGCGGCGGTGATCAGCTATTGCGAATCGCTGCGTGTCGAATTGCGCGCCAGCGGCATCAAGGTGGTGACCATTGCACCCGGCTACATCGATACGCCGATGACGCAGGTCAATCACTACCGGATGCCTTTCCTGATGCCGGTGGAAAAATTCGCCGTACGGGCACTGGCGGCCATCGCCGCAGGTGACAGCTACCGCGTGATTCCCTGGCAGATGGGCGTCGTCGCCAAAATACTGCGCCTGTTACCCAACAGCATCTACGACTTCGCGTTTTCTAAAGCACCACACAAGAAACGCCATCTTTGA
- the fmt gene encoding methionyl-tRNA formyltransferase — MKIIYAGTPEFAAIALEALYAAGHEITLVLTQPDRPAGRGMQLHASPVKQCAIAHGTPVAQPISLRLDGKYPDVAREAHELLRNTPHDIMIVAAYGLILPRSVLDIPRLGCLNIHGSLLPRWRGAAPIHRAIEAGDSETGITIMQMEEGLDTGPMLLMEALPITDTDTTGSLHDKLAALGAKMIVDAVQKLEQGELPATPQPDEGANYAAKISKEEAALDFTQSAEVLARKIRAFNPFPGASAQFGGVTVKLWQAQVMDEETAAAPGSILAANAHDGVKVACGDGVLHITELQKPGGKRLPAAEFLKGFPLADGAFQ; from the coding sequence ATGAAAATCATCTACGCCGGAACGCCCGAATTTGCCGCCATCGCGCTCGAAGCGCTATATGCCGCAGGCCATGAAATCACACTGGTCCTGACCCAGCCGGATCGTCCGGCCGGACGTGGCATGCAACTCCATGCTTCGCCGGTCAAACAATGCGCCATCGCGCACGGCACGCCGGTGGCGCAGCCCATATCGCTGCGTCTGGACGGCAAATATCCCGACGTCGCGCGCGAAGCGCACGAGTTGCTGCGCAACACGCCGCACGACATCATGATCGTCGCCGCCTACGGCCTGATCCTGCCGCGCAGCGTGCTGGATATTCCACGCCTGGGCTGTCTCAATATTCACGGCTCCTTGCTGCCGCGCTGGCGCGGTGCTGCACCGATTCATCGTGCGATCGAAGCGGGCGACAGCGAAACCGGCATCACCATCATGCAAATGGAAGAGGGCCTTGATACCGGCCCGATGCTATTGATGGAAGCATTGCCGATCACGGATACGGATACTACAGGCAGTCTGCACGACAAGCTCGCTGCGCTGGGTGCAAAGATGATCGTCGATGCTGTCCAAAAATTGGAGCAAGGCGAATTGCCGGCGACGCCGCAGCCGGATGAAGGTGCCAACTATGCTGCCAAAATCAGCAAGGAAGAAGCTGCACTTGATTTCACCCAGTCGGCGGAAGTCCTGGCGCGCAAGATTCGCGCGTTCAATCCTTTCCCCGGTGCCTCCGCTCAGTTCGGCGGTGTCACGGTCAAGCTGTGGCAGGCGCAGGTCATGGATGAAGAGACCGCTGCCGCGCCTGGCAGCATTCTCGCTGCGAATGCGCACGACGGCGTCAAAGTGGCATGCGGCGACGGTGTACTGCACATTACGGAATTGCAAAAACCTGGCGGCAAGCGTCTGCCGGCTGCGGAGTTCCTTAAAGGTTTTCCACTGGCAGACGGTGCCTTCCAATAA
- a CDS encoding LysR family transcriptional regulator, with protein sequence MDQLTAMRIFRRVVESGGFSAAADALDISHTVVSRQVRQLEEMLGAQLLNRTTRRFSLTEVGQLYYQRCIDIIDQVEDATRIVSHHQARPAGVLRINAPMVFGTLEVPNWLPQFMQAYPELKVDLVCNDRFVDLISEEFDVGLRITRSLPDSTLVAKRLATSEMALVASPDYLKKHGMPREPADLLKHNYLAYSLALQTTELVFVGPDGAEQKVGLSGNVQANTGLIVCAAARAGMGMTASATFVVHEDLKRGDLVEVLPEYRLQSRDLYVLYPQNHHLSPKVRAFVNFLAEYYATPRWEY encoded by the coding sequence ATGGATCAACTGACGGCAATGCGCATTTTCCGACGCGTGGTCGAAAGTGGCGGCTTTTCGGCCGCAGCCGACGCGTTGGATATTTCTCATACGGTGGTGTCGCGTCAGGTGCGACAGCTGGAGGAAATGCTCGGCGCGCAATTGCTCAATCGGACTACCCGGCGTTTTTCGCTGACGGAAGTCGGGCAACTCTACTACCAGCGCTGCATCGATATCATTGATCAGGTTGAGGACGCCACGCGTATCGTCTCGCATCATCAGGCGCGTCCCGCCGGCGTATTGCGCATCAATGCACCGATGGTGTTCGGCACGCTGGAAGTGCCCAACTGGCTACCGCAGTTCATGCAAGCTTATCCCGAGCTGAAGGTGGATCTGGTGTGCAATGACCGTTTCGTTGATCTCATCAGTGAAGAGTTCGACGTCGGCTTGCGCATCACGCGCAGTCTGCCCGATTCGACATTGGTCGCCAAGCGCCTGGCGACCAGCGAAATGGCCTTGGTTGCCTCACCGGACTACTTGAAAAAACATGGCATGCCGCGTGAACCAGCGGATCTGTTGAAACACAATTACCTGGCCTATTCTCTGGCGCTCCAGACAACCGAGCTGGTCTTTGTCGGGCCGGATGGGGCCGAGCAAAAGGTGGGGTTGAGCGGCAATGTGCAGGCAAATACCGGTCTGATCGTCTGTGCCGCAGCGCGGGCTGGAATGGGGATGACGGCATCGGCCACGTTCGTGGTGCACGAAGATCTGAAGCGCGGTGATCTGGTGGAGGTATTACCCGAGTATCGCCTGCAATCGCGTGACCTGTACGTGCTGTACCCGCAGAATCATCATCTCTCGCCAAAGGTGCGTGCTTTCGTCAATTTTCTCGCCGAGTACTACGCGACGCCGCGTTGGGAATATTGA
- a CDS encoding cupin domain-containing protein: MKRIATALLFLAAAGIATSSLAHDTKKKAGKSAAQPLVSFPAADLKWRELAGTGGIKVADVRGSITGKGPYDAFVIFPAGKDNPYHLHTQNLPTVVLKGTFYAVIDGKRIDYPAGSFYNLPANMPHYSGCAKGEDCLLFQYQADHFDLVQVEKK, encoded by the coding sequence ATGAAACGTATTGCAACCGCATTGCTGTTCCTGGCTGCCGCCGGCATCGCCACAAGCAGCCTCGCACACGACACCAAGAAAAAAGCCGGCAAATCCGCCGCTCAACCGTTGGTATCATTTCCTGCTGCTGATTTGAAGTGGCGCGAACTGGCCGGCACCGGCGGCATCAAGGTAGCCGATGTACGTGGCAGCATCACCGGAAAAGGCCCTTACGACGCTTTCGTGATCTTCCCTGCAGGCAAAGACAACCCTTATCACCTGCATACGCAGAACCTGCCGACCGTCGTGTTGAAGGGTACCTTCTACGCAGTCATCGATGGCAAGCGCATCGATTATCCTGCAGGCTCTTTCTACAATCTGCCGGCCAACATGCCGCATTACAGCGGTTGCGCCAAGGGCGAAGACTGCCTGTTGTTCCAATACCAGGCAGATCATTTCGATCTGGTTCAGGTCGAAAAGAAATAA
- a CDS encoding isochorismatase family protein: MSHPTIRTIAGASAPVSLQANSTALLIIDFQNEYFIGKMPIPDGMTALANAKRLIAFADQHNMPVFHIQHVTPAGTPIFAVDGNTVAIHPAIQPEAHHTLLQKSSVSVFPTTDIDARLKAAGIKTLVIAGLMTHACVAGAARDAAPAGYDVIVVADASATRNIDAPGGGVIPHDVLHRTALTTIADTFGDVLDTNAILELRVQ; this comes from the coding sequence ATGTCACATCCAACCATCCGCACTATCGCCGGTGCCTCTGCGCCGGTTTCTTTGCAAGCTAACAGCACAGCGCTGCTGATCATCGATTTTCAAAACGAATATTTCATCGGCAAGATGCCCATCCCTGATGGTATGACGGCACTGGCCAATGCCAAGCGCCTGATTGCCTTTGCCGATCAGCACAACATGCCGGTCTTCCACATTCAGCATGTGACACCTGCCGGCACACCGATTTTTGCGGTTGATGGCAATACCGTCGCCATTCATCCTGCAATTCAACCGGAGGCGCACCACACACTGTTGCAAAAGAGCTCCGTCAGCGTGTTTCCGACGACGGACATCGACGCTCGCCTGAAAGCTGCCGGTATAAAAACGCTGGTGATTGCCGGCCTGATGACACATGCCTGCGTAGCTGGTGCAGCGCGTGACGCAGCGCCGGCCGGTTACGACGTCATCGTCGTTGCCGATGCATCTGCAACACGCAACATCGACGCCCCCGGCGGCGGTGTGATTCCACATGATGTCTTGCATCGCACTGCGTTGACGACGATTGCCGACACATTCGGTGATGTGCTGGACACCAACGCTATTCTAGAACTGCGCGTGCAATAA
- a CDS encoding 5'-methylthioadenosine nucleosidase, with protein MPQKILILTALASELNAVDAPDGVDVIYTGVGKINAASTATAAILQHQPQLIINFGTAGKVNPAVDGLLDIASVIQRDMLAIPLAARGVTPLSDEPSSYSSGHGNARCGTGDSFVTAADSWLVEQGVDVVDMELFAIAHTCHRYGVPWRAFKFITDSADDDAADHWNENVHRGAELFWHQLDRLISG; from the coding sequence ATGCCCCAGAAAATCCTGATCCTGACCGCCCTTGCCTCTGAGCTGAACGCCGTCGATGCCCCTGACGGCGTTGACGTCATCTATACCGGGGTCGGTAAAATCAATGCCGCCTCCACGGCCACCGCCGCCATCCTGCAACACCAGCCGCAATTGATCATCAATTTCGGCACCGCAGGCAAGGTCAATCCCGCTGTAGATGGCCTGCTGGACATCGCCAGCGTCATCCAGCGGGACATGCTGGCGATCCCGCTGGCAGCGCGCGGCGTCACCCCCTTATCGGACGAGCCCAGCAGCTATTCATCGGGTCACGGCAACGCCCGTTGCGGGACCGGCGACAGTTTCGTTACCGCCGCCGACTCGTGGCTTGTGGAACAAGGCGTGGATGTTGTTGATATGGAACTATTCGCCATCGCCCACACCTGCCATCGATATGGGGTGCCGTGGCGTGCATTCAAGTTCATCACCGACTCTGCCGATGACGACGCAGCCGACCACTGGAACGAGAATGTGCATCGCGGCGCAGAGCTGTTTTGGCATCAACTGGACAGACTGATATCCGGATAA
- the metH gene encoding methionine synthase, with protein sequence MKPNDLCQTELLLRDLMSQRILILDGAMGTMIQQYKLTEEDYRGERFKDFSVPGKELFVKGNNELLSLTQPHIIQEIHEKYLAAGADLIETNTFGATGVAQDDYHMAHLVYEMNVQSAKLARAACDKYSTPDKPRFVAGALGPTPKTASISPDVNDPAARNVTFDQLVTSYLEQTRALVEGGSDVLLVETIFDTLNCKAALFAIDMFFEESGKRLPIMISGTVTDASGRILSGQTVPAFWHSIRHARPLTVGLNCALGAALMRPYAEELSKIADTFVCIYPNAGLPNPMSDTGFDETPDVTSSLLKDFAESGFVNVAGGCCGTTPAHIKAIADTVATIAPRKVPEGKHEMLLSGLEPFIINDDSLYVNVGERTNVTGSKAFARLILNEQYDEALAVARQQVENGAQIIDINMDEAMLDSQAAMTRFLNLIASEPDIARVPIMIDSSKWSVIEAGLKCVQGKAIVNSISMKEGEEKFLHEAKLCRRYGAAVIVMAFDEVGQADTFERKIEICERAYRLLVDKVGFPPEDIVFDPNIFAVATGIEEHNNYAVDFIEATRWIHQNLPYAKISGGVSNVSFSFRGNDPAREAIHTVFLYHAIKAGMTMGIVNAGMIGVYDDLPAELRDAVEDVVLNRRPDATERMIEIAATLKAGDKKEEATLEWRSDPVEKRLAHALVHGITQWIVEDTEEARQNLLKSGGRPIHVIEGPLMDGMNVVGDLFGQGKMFLPQVVKSARVMKQAVAHLIPFIEEEKRLIEKETGVVAKPKGKIVIATVKGDVHDIGKNIVSVVLQCNNFEVVNMGVMVPCSQILAKAKEENADIIGLSGLITPSLEEMAYVAKEMQRDSYFSGIKMPLLIGGATTSRAHTAVKIAPNYSGPVVYVPDASRAVSVAQSLLTPESKDQYIADIGTDYERIREQHANKKAVPLVPIAAARDNKMQLEFAPVKPKFIGRRVFKNVDLATLAKYIDWGPFFQTWDLAGPYPAILKDEVVGEAATKVFEEAQALLKKVIDGRWLTANGIVSLLPANTVNDDDIEIYTDDTRTQVALTYYGVRQQTEKPVIDGVARPNQCLADFIAPKESGIADYIGMFAVTSGLGIEKYEKRFEDAHDDYSSIMLKALADRLAEAFAEYLHERVRTDLWGYVPQESLTAEELIKEKYVGIRPAAGYPACPEHTVKAEAFKVMQCDEIGMTVTESYAMFPGASVSGFYFAHPESKYFVVGKIGDDQVTDMAERRGVAKEDVERWLAPNLS encoded by the coding sequence ATGAAGCCAAACGATTTGTGCCAAACCGAACTGCTGTTGCGCGACCTGATGTCGCAGCGCATCCTTATTCTGGACGGCGCGATGGGTACCATGATCCAGCAATACAAGCTGACGGAAGAGGACTATCGTGGCGAGCGCTTCAAGGACTTCAGCGTGCCGGGCAAGGAATTGTTCGTCAAAGGCAATAACGAGTTGCTGAGCCTGACCCAGCCGCACATCATCCAGGAAATCCACGAGAAATACCTGGCCGCCGGTGCCGACCTGATCGAAACCAATACCTTCGGCGCCACCGGTGTCGCGCAGGATGACTATCACATGGCGCATCTCGTCTACGAGATGAACGTGCAATCGGCCAAACTGGCACGCGCTGCTTGCGACAAATATTCGACGCCCGACAAGCCGCGCTTCGTCGCCGGCGCGCTCGGCCCGACACCCAAGACTGCCTCGATTTCGCCGGATGTCAACGATCCCGCGGCGCGCAACGTCACCTTCGATCAACTGGTGACTTCGTATCTGGAACAGACGCGTGCGCTGGTTGAAGGCGGCTCCGACGTGCTGCTGGTCGAGACCATTTTTGACACGCTCAACTGCAAAGCCGCATTGTTTGCGATCGACATGTTCTTCGAGGAATCGGGCAAGCGTTTGCCGATCATGATTTCCGGCACCGTCACCGATGCATCGGGACGTATCCTGTCCGGTCAGACCGTACCGGCATTCTGGCATTCCATCCGTCACGCGCGTCCGTTGACTGTCGGTCTGAACTGCGCATTGGGTGCTGCACTGATGCGTCCTTATGCGGAAGAGCTGTCCAAGATCGCGGATACCTTCGTCTGCATTTATCCGAACGCGGGTTTGCCCAATCCGATGAGCGACACCGGTTTCGATGAGACACCGGACGTCACCTCGTCGCTGCTGAAAGATTTCGCCGAGAGCGGCTTCGTCAACGTCGCCGGTGGTTGCTGCGGCACCACGCCTGCACACATCAAGGCGATCGCCGACACCGTCGCGACCATTGCCCCGCGCAAGGTACCGGAAGGCAAGCACGAGATGCTGTTGTCGGGCCTGGAGCCCTTCATCATCAACGATGACTCGCTGTACGTGAACGTCGGCGAACGCACCAACGTCACCGGCTCCAAGGCCTTCGCCCGCCTGATCCTCAACGAGCAATACGATGAGGCGCTGGCCGTTGCGCGCCAGCAGGTCGAAAACGGTGCGCAGATCATTGATATCAACATGGACGAAGCGATGCTCGATTCGCAGGCGGCCATGACGCGCTTCCTGAACCTGATCGCTTCCGAGCCGGACATCGCGCGTGTGCCGATCATGATCGACTCGTCCAAGTGGTCGGTCATCGAAGCCGGTCTCAAGTGCGTGCAAGGCAAGGCCATCGTCAACTCGATTTCGATGAAGGAAGGTGAAGAGAAATTCCTGCACGAAGCCAAGCTTTGCCGTCGCTACGGCGCGGCCGTGATCGTCATGGCTTTCGACGAAGTCGGCCAGGCGGACACCTTCGAGCGCAAGATTGAAATCTGCGAACGGGCTTATCGCCTGCTGGTCGACAAGGTTGGCTTCCCGCCGGAAGACATCGTGTTCGACCCGAACATTTTTGCGGTCGCCACCGGTATCGAAGAACACAACAACTACGCCGTTGACTTCATCGAAGCGACGCGTTGGATTCATCAGAATCTGCCCTACGCCAAGATCAGCGGTGGCGTATCCAACGTCAGCTTCAGCTTCCGTGGCAACGACCCGGCACGTGAAGCGATTCACACCGTGTTCCTGTATCACGCCATCAAGGCCGGCATGACCATGGGCATCGTCAACGCCGGCATGATCGGCGTCTACGACGACTTGCCGGCCGAGCTGCGCGATGCGGTCGAAGACGTCGTCTTGAACCGTCGTCCGGATGCGACCGAACGCATGATTGAAATCGCTGCGACCCTGAAGGCCGGCGACAAGAAAGAAGAAGCCACGCTGGAATGGCGCAGCGATCCGGTAGAAAAGCGTCTCGCACATGCGCTGGTGCACGGCATCACGCAATGGATCGTCGAAGACACCGAAGAAGCGCGCCAGAATCTGTTGAAGAGCGGCGGCCGTCCGATCCATGTGATCGAAGGCCCGCTGATGGACGGTATGAACGTGGTCGGTGACCTGTTCGGACAGGGCAAAATGTTTTTGCCGCAGGTGGTGAAATCGGCGCGCGTGATGAAGCAGGCGGTGGCGCATCTGATCCCCTTCATCGAAGAAGAAAAGCGCCTGATCGAAAAGGAAACCGGCGTCGTTGCCAAGCCCAAGGGCAAGATTGTTATTGCCACCGTTAAAGGCGACGTCCACGACATCGGCAAGAACATTGTCTCAGTGGTTCTGCAATGTAATAACTTCGAAGTCGTCAACATGGGCGTGATGGTGCCGTGCTCGCAGATCCTGGCCAAGGCCAAGGAAGAGAACGCCGACATCATCGGCCTGTCCGGCCTGATCACGCCGTCTCTCGAAGAGATGGCTTACGTCGCCAAGGAAATGCAGCGCGACAGCTATTTCAGTGGCATCAAGATGCCTTTGCTCATCGGCGGCGCCACCACTTCGCGTGCACATACTGCGGTCAAGATCGCACCGAATTATTCCGGGCCGGTGGTCTATGTTCCGGATGCTTCCCGTGCCGTCTCGGTGGCGCAATCGCTGCTGACGCCCGAGAGCAAGGATCAGTACATTGCCGACATCGGAACCGACTACGAACGCATCCGTGAGCAGCACGCCAACAAGAAGGCCGTGCCATTGGTGCCAATCGCCGCTGCGCGCGACAACAAGATGCAACTGGAGTTTGCACCGGTCAAACCGAAGTTCATCGGCCGTCGCGTGTTCAAGAATGTAGATCTGGCAACGCTGGCCAAATACATCGACTGGGGTCCGTTCTTCCAGACCTGGGATCTGGCCGGTCCGTATCCGGCGATTCTGAAAGACGAAGTCGTCGGTGAAGCCGCCACCAAGGTATTCGAAGAAGCGCAAGCCTTGCTGAAAAAAGTCATCGACGGTCGCTGGCTCACCGCCAACGGCATCGTCTCGCTGCTGCCGGCCAACACCGTCAACGACGACGACATCGAGATCTACACCGACGATACACGCACGCAGGTTGCGTTGACTTATTACGGTGTGCGTCAGCAAACCGAAAAGCCGGTGATCGACGGCGTGGCCCGTCCGAATCAGTGTCTGGCGGACTTCATCGCGCCCAAAGAATCCGGCATCGCCGATTACATCGGCATGTTCGCGGTGACTTCCGGTCTTGGCATCGAGAAGTACGAGAAGCGCTTTGAAGATGCGCACGACGATTATTCATCGATCATGCTGAAGGCTCTGGCCGATCGTCTGGCCGAAGCCTTTGCCGAGTATCTGCACGAGCGTGTGCGTACCGATCTGTGGGGCTACGTGCCGCAAGAGTCGCTGACCGCCGAGGAGCTGATCAAGGAAAAATACGTCGGCATTCGTCCCGCCGCCGGCTACCCGGCTTGTCCGGAACACACGGTCAAGGCCGAAGCGTTCAAGGTCATGCAGTGCGATGAAATCGGCATGACCGTCACCGAGTCGTACGCCATGTTCCCTGGCGCATCGGTGTCGGGCTTCTACTTCGCCCATCCGGAATCGAAGTACTTCGTGGTCGGCAAGATCGGTGACGATCAGGTCACCGACATGGCTGAGCGCCGTGGTGTTGCCAAGGAAGACGTGGAGCGCTGGCTGGCGCCGAACTTGTCCTGA
- a CDS encoding WGR domain-containing protein: MIDSADNVTHMLPVTGPMRLNFHTDQPDAARVFVADLNQDLLGDWIVTLSWDGKPQVRGGGRVTVVDDQEAGFKMIQKIAQKKEKSGYRLV; encoded by the coding sequence ATGATCGATTCCGCCGACAACGTCACCCACATGTTGCCCGTCACCGGGCCGATGCGCCTGAATTTTCATACCGATCAACCGGATGCAGCGCGGGTGTTCGTCGCCGACCTGAATCAGGATTTGCTGGGTGACTGGATCGTCACGCTGAGCTGGGACGGCAAGCCGCAAGTCCGCGGCGGCGGCCGTGTGACGGTGGTCGACGACCAGGAAGCAGGTTTCAAGATGATCCAGAAGATCGCGCAGAAGAAAGAAAAAAGCGGTTACAGGTTGGTGTGA